The Salicibibacter halophilus DNA window CTCGGCACCCACGGCCTGCACGTGGCCATGGGTGTGGCCTGGTTCATCATTATTCTGATTCAAATTAAAATGCGGGGGTTGAACCCGGTGACGGCCAATAAAACGTTTATTGCCAGTTTGTATTGGCATTTTCTAGATGTTATCTGGATTTTCATCTTTACGGGCGTATACTTGTTAAGGTTGGTGATCGCATGAGTAACGGAACAACCGCCACAAAAAAAGGGCATTTTCCGTGGAAACACGTTGCCGGTTTCATCAGTTCCATCGTGCTGACAATGGTTGCTTTGTGGATTGTTTTTTATTCAGCGTTCAGTGTCCGCACGATCATTGTGTTGATTTTTTCGCTTGCCTTCATTCAAGCCACCTTGCAACTGTTGATGTTTATGCATATGGCCGAGAGCAGCAATGGGAGAATCCAAGTGGGGCATATTCTCTTTTCCGCATTTGTTGCCATCGTTGTTGCCCTCGGTTCTTATTGGGTAATGGAATTCGGCATTCACCTGGAACATCATATGTGACGCCATGTTGAGATGATGAAATCCCGGCCTGTTTGTGCCGGGAGTTTATTCTTAATCGGAGGCGTAACGTTTCCACCACTTCGGCTTAACATAAAGAACAATCGCGGCCACATGAGCCATAAGCACGTTAAACGAAAACAGCACCATGAAGAACGTATGCGCCGCTGATGAAAGCGAATCAGTCACATAAAAACCGGACAGGACCCACATCGCGATTAAGAGCGGCAAACTGGCAAGTGCCAACTTTCGTTTTTCTTTCCAAAGGAACAGCGGGGTGGCGCTGGCAATAAACAGGTATAAAAAGAAGATCCCCATATCACTATCTCCTTCATTCACATATTCGTCATAGTTATTGTAACAAATGCTTGATGTTTTTACACGATTTTAATAAGAAAAGAATTAGAATGTTAGGAAAAGATAACCGTAGATAAGGTGAAAAAACATTTATCAAACACATGATGAGCGTTCAACAAGGATTGTTAAGGCAAAAAGAGCGCTTAAAAGCCATTTGCTTGTGAATGATTGAACATATAAAGTAGATAGTGGTTGCACAAAATATTATAAAGCCAAGGAGTGTTCAACGTTGCGTACTGATTTGTATCCTTCACGGACAGGGAAAGATGCGGAACTAATGCAGCGAACAGATCCAGTGATCCATAATCGGGGTAAAAGGGAGGGTCCATTAACATCGATTCAGCTTGATTCATACGAGGACAATGGTTACCTTATGCTCGATGACGTATTTAGCGACGATGAAGTGAGCATCATGGCTGAACACCTTAACGACACGTTAGCGGCAGAAAGAGGGAAAAAATCGGATACCGTCGTTCTTGAACCCGAAGGGGATGAAGTGCGTTCGATTTTTGAAGTCCACAAACATAATGATTTTTTCAGCCGGCTTGCTGCAAATGAACAGCTCGTCAAAGCAGCGCAGCAATTGCTCGGAAGTGACGTTTACATCACGCAGTCCCGTATTAATTTTAAACCCGGTTTTAGCGGCAAGGAATTTTATTGGCACTCAGATTTTGAAACGTGGCACGTAGAAGACGGCATGCCAAATCCGCGTGCGGTCAGCTGCTCGATTATTTTAACCGACAATTACGAATACAATGGTCCTCTCATGCTGATCCCCGGATCCCACCAATGGTACGTATCATGCCCCGGGGAGACACCGGAAGCAAACTATGAACAGTCTCTGCAAAAACAAGAGCTCGGTGTGCCCGATCATGAAAGTTTAAACAAACTATTTGAAAAAGCAGGAAAACAAATCGATCGCGCGACTGGAAAAGCCGGGATGGTGCTGTTTTTCGAAAGCAATACGATGCACGGTTCCAGCGGCAATATTTCGCCTTTACCGAGAAGCAACGCATTCTTTGTGTACAATTCGGTAGAAAATCTATTGGAAACGCCATTTGGAAGCGCAAAAGCACGGCCTGAATTTCTTGCTAATCGCGAGCAAATCAAACCGATTCAGCCCCAACCGACTTTTAAAGAAAAAGCAGGATCAAAATAAATATAAATGTCCAAGCGCTCGTTTGCACGCACTGTGCAGGCGGGTGTTTTTTTAGCAGGTAAGATAAGTTTTCCAATCGCGCAAACCGGGAAAAAACTAATAGACCCGGAAAAAAATTAAACAAAACACTTGAAAGTCAAAGAAAGTCAAACTATAATAGAAGTATGCAAAGGTTAAATATAGTCAAAGTCAATTTGAAGAAAAAACAAACACGTATACAACAACGAAAAATAAAAGTGAACAAGGAGGAAGAAGTTAAATGAGATGTGATCATTGCCAACAAAATGAACCGCGAATTCAAATGAGAATTAACGTAAACGGAAAACAACGGCAAATGAATCTCTGTACGCAGTGCTATCGTGAAATCCGTAACCAAATGCGCCAGCCATCCGGCATGAATGGCCAGTTTGATCAAATGATGAACGCGATGGGCGGCGGACAACAAGGGCAATCATATACCAATGCCCAAACCCAACAAGGTTCCGGCCAAGGTGGCAGCTTGCTCGATGAACTAGGGAGAAACCTTTCCCACAGTGCCAACAACGGTGAAATAGACCCGATTATTGGCCGGGATCAAGAAGTGGAACGAGTCATTGAAACCTTAAACCGCCGGAATAAAAACAACCCGGTGTTAATCGGGGAAGCAGGTGTCGGGAAGACTGCGATCGCGGAAGGTCTGGCCCTTCGTATCGTGCAAAACCAAGTACCGAACAAATTGAAAAATAAACAAATCTATTTGCTGGACGTTTCTTCCCTCGTCGCGAACACAGGCGTGCGCGGTCAATTTGAAGAACGAATGAAACAATTGCTCGCGGAACTGAAAGAGCGTGACGACGTCATTGTATTCGTCGATGAGGTGCACCAAATTGTCGGTGCCGGTTCCGCAGAAGGTTCGGCGGATGCCGGTAACATCATGAAACCCGCGCTTGCTCGGGGTGAGGTGCAATTAATCGGCGCGACAACGTTGGCGGAATATCGCAAAATCGAAAAAGATGCCGCTCTTGAGCGCCGTTTTCAACCGGTCATGGTTGATGAACCGTCACTGGAAGATGCGAAGAAAATTCTCGCGGGCATCCAGCCGAACTATGAGAAGTTTCACGAAGTCACCTACACGGAAGATGCCATTGAAGCATCTGTTACCCTAGCCGATCGCTATATTCAAGACCGGTTTTTGCCGGATAAAGCGATTGACCTCATGGACGAAGCCGGTTCGAAAGTGAACTTGCTCATCAGTGACTTGGATGATGGAGAGATTGCCAAACGCCTGGAAGAAATCAAAATTGAAAAAGAGGATGCAACGGGCCAGGAAGATTATGAGCGCGCGGCCAAACTTCGCACCGAAGAGTTGCAACTACAAGAGAAGCAGCAAGAAGCGAAGTCCGAACACAAACATGAATCCGTCGTGGATGTTGCCCGCATTCAAGCGCTCGTAGAAGCCAAGACAGGCATTCCGGTTCGCCGCCTCCAGGAAGACGAACAGAAAAAAATGCGCGACTTGCCGGAACGCTTGAACAATCAAGTAATTGGGCAAGAAACAGCCGTTGAAAAAGTAGCGAAATCCATTCGCCGAAATCGTGCCGGACTTCGCCGCGGAACAAGACCGATCGGATCCTTCTTGTTCATTGGACCGACCGGGGTCGGGAAAACCGAACTATCCAAATCATTAGCGGAAGAAATGTTCGGGGACCGCGAAGCGATGGTCCGCCTGGACATGAGTGAGTATATGGAAAAACACTCCGTATCCAAACTCATTGGTTCCCCGCCCGGATACGTTGGACACGATGAAGCCGGTCAGTTGACGGAACGTGTGCGCCGCAAGCCATACAGCATTATTTTGCTGGATGAAATTGAAAAGGCGCATCCTGATGTGCAGCATATGTTCTTGCAGATTATGGAAGACGGACGTCTTACTGACAGCCAAGGCCGCACGGTAAGTTTTAAAGACACTGTCCTCATTATGACTTCCAACGCAGGAAGCGCGTTGAAAAAAGTGACGGTAGGCTTTGGTGCCGATGATGAAGAGCCTAACGCCATGGAAGGGTTGACCGATTACTTCAAACCGGAATTCCTCAACCGTTTCGACGCTGTCGTTCGCTTCAATGAATTGTCTCGCGAGCACCTCGTGACGATCGTTGATCTTATGCTTGCGGATCTGCAAGATTCTGCAGTAGAACAAGGACTCACCATAGAAGTCACGAAAGATGCAAAACAAAAAATGGCAGAACTCGGATATGATCCGACCTTCGGTGCACGACCGCTCCGTCGCGTCATCGAGGAATACGTCGAAGATGGCATTGCCGATGTCATGCTGGAAAATGAAGAAGTAAAAAATATTGCCGTGAACGTACGGGACGATAAATTAAAAGTATCTGCCAAATAAGAACAGCATCCCTTTAGCAGCCCACCGGGCTGCTTTTTTTCATATACATACATAATTTTTCTAATTTAAATATAAATGGGAAATATATAAATTAAGGAAGGAATCTGTTTATTACTATTGAATAATAAAGGGTGGAAGGAGTGAATTCCGTGATGGCATTGGTTATCTTTTGGGCAATCGTATTGGCAAGCATTGTTTTTATGGTGAAAAAAAAGCAGCCTTTATTTTTAGGTGTGCCAATATTGGCATTGGGGGTGTATATATTTATCGAAATTTTGCGTGTGCCGCTTCCGTTTACAGAAACGGTTCAATTTATTTTTGATCTTCAATAATTGCTATTCGAAAGAAGGTAGGTGGAATAAATGAAAATAGTTGATAAAAAAGATGCCGAAAAATATTTCAAATTGCGTACCATCATGATTTTTTCATTTCTTTTGTTAGCACTAGCCGTATCGTTCGGCGTTGCCGCGTTTGCGGAGTTTTTCTCCCAGTTCACCTTTATGGGAATGCCTTTGCATTACTATATGGGAGCACAGGGCGCGATCGTGATCTTCATTGTGCTTTTATTCTTGAACGCGGTTATCAGCGATCGTTTGGACAAGCGTTTTGGCATTGATGATGCAAAAAATGAACAAATCGATGAAGGAAAAAGCTTCGATCAATAATCAGCGTAGGTAGGAGGGAATGCTTTTGGACACACAAACACTCGTTTCCGTCGGAATGATTCTTGTAACATTTGTGATCTATGTGGGTATCGCCATTTATACACGATCCAAAGAAACATCTGAGTTTTATGTCGCGTCCCGCGGAATCCCGCCTTTCTGGAATGGAATGGCTATAGGGGCAGACTGGATGAGTGCCGCATCTTTCATTGGGATGGCCGGTACCGTCATGATTATGGGCTATGACGGCTTGCCCTATATTATGGGGTGGACGGGCGGATATTTATTCTTAACATTTTTACTCGCCCCGCAACTTAGAAAATACGGGCGTTTTACGGTGCCGGAGTTTATCGGTGACCGTTTTAACAGTGATGTTGCTCGCGTTATCGGGGCTCTTGCAACGTGTATCATCAGTTTTACTTATTTGGTCGGACAACTGTCCGGTTCCGGGGTTGTTATCGGACGCTTATTTGCGATCCCTACTTGGGCAGGCGTTTTGCTCGGTGTCGCTATTATCGCGGTTTACGCAACTCTCGGGGGATGAAGGGGATCACCTGGACGCAGATCGCACAATATATCATCTTAATTATCGCTTACGTGGTTCCTATTATCTTTATGTCTTTTCAAGTGACTGGCAATCCGCTTCCTTGGCTCACTTATGGCAACATCGTCGATGAGATAGGGGCGATTGACAGAGAACTTGGAATGACGGAATATTTTGCGCCATTTACGGAAAGTACGCAAAGTCAATTCTTGGCTCTCATGTTTACACTAATGATTGGAACATCTGCGCTTCCGCACGTCATCGTTCGTTTTTATACAGTATC harbors:
- the qoxD gene encoding cytochrome aa3 quinol oxidase subunit IV, yielding MSNGTTATKKGHFPWKHVAGFISSIVLTMVALWIVFYSAFSVRTIIVLIFSLAFIQATLQLLMFMHMAESSNGRIQVGHILFSAFVAIVVALGSYWVMEFGIHLEHHM
- a CDS encoding spore morphogenesis/germination protein YwcE; the protein is MNEGDSDMGIFFLYLFIASATPLFLWKEKRKLALASLPLLIAMWVLSGFYVTDSLSSAAHTFFMVLFSFNVLMAHVAAIVLYVKPKWWKRYASD
- the thpD gene encoding ectoine hydroxylase encodes the protein MRTDLYPSRTGKDAELMQRTDPVIHNRGKREGPLTSIQLDSYEDNGYLMLDDVFSDDEVSIMAEHLNDTLAAERGKKSDTVVLEPEGDEVRSIFEVHKHNDFFSRLAANEQLVKAAQQLLGSDVYITQSRINFKPGFSGKEFYWHSDFETWHVEDGMPNPRAVSCSIILTDNYEYNGPLMLIPGSHQWYVSCPGETPEANYEQSLQKQELGVPDHESLNKLFEKAGKQIDRATGKAGMVLFFESNTMHGSSGNISPLPRSNAFFVYNSVENLLETPFGSAKARPEFLANREQIKPIQPQPTFKEKAGSK
- a CDS encoding ATP-dependent Clp protease ATP-binding subunit — protein: MRCDHCQQNEPRIQMRINVNGKQRQMNLCTQCYREIRNQMRQPSGMNGQFDQMMNAMGGGQQGQSYTNAQTQQGSGQGGSLLDELGRNLSHSANNGEIDPIIGRDQEVERVIETLNRRNKNNPVLIGEAGVGKTAIAEGLALRIVQNQVPNKLKNKQIYLLDVSSLVANTGVRGQFEERMKQLLAELKERDDVIVFVDEVHQIVGAGSAEGSADAGNIMKPALARGEVQLIGATTLAEYRKIEKDAALERRFQPVMVDEPSLEDAKKILAGIQPNYEKFHEVTYTEDAIEASVTLADRYIQDRFLPDKAIDLMDEAGSKVNLLISDLDDGEIAKRLEEIKIEKEDATGQEDYERAAKLRTEELQLQEKQQEAKSEHKHESVVDVARIQALVEAKTGIPVRRLQEDEQKKMRDLPERLNNQVIGQETAVEKVAKSIRRNRAGLRRGTRPIGSFLFIGPTGVGKTELSKSLAEEMFGDREAMVRLDMSEYMEKHSVSKLIGSPPGYVGHDEAGQLTERVRRKPYSIILLDEIEKAHPDVQHMFLQIMEDGRLTDSQGRTVSFKDTVLIMTSNAGSALKKVTVGFGADDEEPNAMEGLTDYFKPEFLNRFDAVVRFNELSREHLVTIVDLMLADLQDSAVEQGLTIEVTKDAKQKMAELGYDPTFGARPLRRVIEEYVEDGIADVMLENEEVKNIAVNVRDDKLKVSAK
- a CDS encoding DUF4212 domain-containing protein, giving the protein MKIVDKKDAEKYFKLRTIMIFSFLLLALAVSFGVAAFAEFFSQFTFMGMPLHYYMGAQGAIVIFIVLLFLNAVISDRLDKRFGIDDAKNEQIDEGKSFDQ